The Campylobacter sp. CN_NE2 genome contains a region encoding:
- a CDS encoding HrgA protein gives MAIKVKSNNSNLMIAKEILEKAKEPLNPNRMYGYAIDFGLDDKLTYKGKTPLASFARDIYMDVKENENTMFEIVQTKPKLLIKLKTQNFKEDIQFDIKPNQTNEPKTAFNERDLHPFLVNFIFSNENFRANAKTIFHEESRKSQKGMDKWLYPDIVGVNFEYGEFSGEVGKFISKFDILPIKIFSFEMKKELSVGNFREYYFQAVSNSSWANEGYLVACNIDENDEELLGLIKRSNQSFGIGVINLNLNEPAQSVILAQAEFKEKLDYTVINELANKNPNFKKFLETIHDYDPKNGARFKNEFDKILKDEELENYKKEKKIK, from the coding sequence ATGGCTATCAAGGTAAAATCAAATAATTCAAATTTAATGATTGCAAAAGAGATTTTAGAAAAGGCAAAAGAACCGTTAAATCCAAATCGAATGTATGGTTATGCTATTGATTTTGGACTTGACGATAAACTTACTTACAAAGGTAAGACTCCATTAGCTAGTTTTGCCAGAGATATTTATATGGATGTAAAAGAAAATGAAAATACTATGTTTGAAATCGTTCAAACGAAACCAAAATTACTCATAAAATTAAAAACACAAAATTTTAAAGAAGATATACAATTTGACATCAAACCAAACCAAACAAACGAGCCAAAAACGGCATTTAATGAGCGAGATTTACACCCATTCTTAGTGAATTTTATATTTTCAAATGAAAATTTCAGAGCTAATGCAAAAACAATTTTTCACGAAGAAAGTAGAAAATCACAAAAAGGTATGGATAAATGGCTATATCCCGATATTGTAGGAGTAAATTTTGAGTATGGAGAATTTAGTGGAGAAGTCGGTAAATTTATATCCAAATTTGATATTTTGCCTATTAAAATTTTCTCTTTTGAAATGAAAAAAGAGCTAAGTGTCGGTAATTTTAGAGAATATTATTTTCAAGCAGTCAGCAATAGTAGTTGGGCTAATGAGGGTTATTTGGTTGCTTGTAATATTGATGAAAATGATGAGGAATTGCTTGGTTTAATAAAGCGTTCAAATCAATCTTTTGGTATAGGCGTTATAAATTTAAATTTGAATGAACCAGCACAAAGTGTAATTTTAGCACAAGCCGAATTCAAAGAAAAGTTAGATTATACGGTTATCAATGAACTTGCAAACAAAAATCCAAATTTTAAAAAATTTTTAGAAACAATCCATGATTACGACCCAAAAAATGGGGCTAGATTTAAAAACGAATTTGATAAAATTTTAAAAGATGAAGAACTTGAAAATTATAAAAAAGAGAAAAAAATTAAGTAG
- the kdsA gene encoding 3-deoxy-8-phosphooctulonate synthase, producing MVLIAGPCVIESRELVFAVAEKLRKFNEMSEIDFYFKSSFDKANRTSISSFRGPGLEKGCEILAEVKSKFGFKILTDIHESTQAAPVAEVADALQIPAFLCRQTDLLVAAAKTKAIVNIKKGQFLSPNAMNHSVKKVLETRGVKSSGFTAAKENGVWLCERGSTFGYGNLVVDMRSFPIMREFAPVIFDATHSVQMPSANGATSGGDSKFVPYLARAAAAVGVDGFFYETHLNPCEALCDGPNMLNLNELEKNINEILAIKKALNFEI from the coding sequence ATGGTTTTAATAGCAGGTCCGTGTGTGATAGAAAGCCGTGAGCTAGTCTTTGCAGTGGCAGAAAAACTTCGCAAATTTAATGAAATGAGCGAAATCGATTTTTATTTTAAGAGTAGTTTTGATAAAGCTAATCGCACGAGTATTTCGAGCTTTCGCGGTCCGGGTTTAGAAAAAGGTTGCGAAATTTTAGCAGAAGTGAAAAGCAAATTTGGTTTTAAAATTTTAACCGATATTCATGAAAGCACCCAGGCTGCACCTGTTGCCGAAGTGGCTGATGCGTTGCAAATTCCAGCTTTTTTGTGCCGTCAGACTGATTTGCTAGTAGCTGCTGCCAAAACAAAGGCGATAGTAAATATCAAAAAAGGGCAGTTTCTCTCGCCAAATGCGATGAATCATAGCGTGAAAAAAGTCCTTGAAACGCGTGGTGTGAAAAGCTCAGGCTTTACAGCTGCCAAAGAAAACGGCGTGTGGCTGTGCGAAAGGGGAAGCACCTTTGGATATGGAAATTTGGTCGTAGATATGCGAAGCTTTCCGATAATGCGTGAGTTTGCGCCTGTGATTTTCGACGCTACTCATAGCGTGCAAATGCCAAGTGCAAATGGTGCGACAAGTGGTGGCGATTCTAAATTTGTGCCGTATTTGGCAAGAGCGGCGGCAGCTGTGGGGGTTGATGGATTTTTTTACGAAACTCACTTAAATCCATGCGAAGCACTATGCGATGGTCCAAATATGCTAAATTTGAACGAATTAGAAAAAAATATAAATGAAATTTTGGCGATTAAAAAGGCTTTGAATTTTGAAATTTAA
- a CDS encoding DUF4405 domain-containing protein produces MKNLRTFGTGATVATFAVMAVSGAALFFGLRGGNLKLIHEYVGAAMIIACVLHIIVNFKAFTNYFKGLKGILITAFSVILIALCFVSFGGGNGKAPVAKMLYPAVLNLSVSEAKMAFKTDEAKFSEFLQNANLANANLNLSINEFAKANNIKPDDIVRAILPQMKPAKK; encoded by the coding sequence ATGAAAAATCTTAGAACTTTTGGCACGGGTGCGACGGTGGCGACATTTGCCGTTATGGCTGTTAGCGGTGCGGCACTATTTTTTGGACTTCGTGGTGGCAACCTAAAACTTATCCACGAATATGTCGGAGCGGCGATGATAATCGCTTGTGTGCTTCATATAATCGTAAATTTCAAGGCTTTTACAAACTATTTCAAAGGCTTAAAAGGCATTTTGATAACTGCATTTAGCGTGATTTTGATCGCCCTTTGTTTTGTGAGTTTTGGTGGTGGCAACGGCAAAGCCCCTGTGGCAAAAATGCTATATCCTGCGGTTTTAAATTTAAGCGTGAGCGAAGCCAAGATGGCATTTAAAACAGACGAAGCCAAATTTAGCGAATTTTTGCAAAACGCAAATTTGGCTAATGCGAATTTAAATCTCAGCATAAACGAATTTGCCAAAGCTAACAATATAAAGCCAGACGACATCGTCCGAGCGATACTACCGCAGATGAAACCTGCAAAAAAATAA